From a single Lolium rigidum isolate FL_2022 chromosome 7, APGP_CSIRO_Lrig_0.1, whole genome shotgun sequence genomic region:
- the LOC124669567 gene encoding cysteine-rich receptor-like protein kinase 10, translating into MASHHLPSYLALILAFHLPPLAASQWPSCGKNGNFTTNSAYQANIQALSATLPNNASSSPTLFAVAAVGTRPDTVYALALCRGDANASICGYCVSQGFTDAQKLCPYSKAATVYYDHCYVGFSSNQTLLSPTGGDNGDLILTNQQNVTAPVRAFDAAVGALINATADYAADNSSSRFATGEAGFETVDKAKPKIYSLAQCRPDMAPADCRSCLAEFTTYVQFMSGKQGGRILGLRCNYRYEQYPFYTGPSLLQLPAPSIGAPPSQAPAPTPVNATPISPMPVDVAPGSPPPPGGGSTGNGAAGILAITLPIVAAILASVVI; encoded by the exons ATGGCCTCGCACCACCTCCCCTCCTACCTAGCCCTCATCCTCGCCTTCCACCTCCCGCCGCTAGCCGCTTCCCAGTGGCCAAGCTGCGGCAAGAACGGCAACTTCACCACCAACAGCGCCTACCAGGCCAACATCCAGGCCCTCTCCGCCACCCTTCCCAACAACGCCTCCTCCTCGCCGACGCTCTTCGCGGTCGCCGCCGTCGGCACCCGTCCGGACACCGTCTACGCGCTCGCGCTCTGCCGCGGCGACGCCAACGCCTCCATCTGCGGCTACTGCGTCTCCCAAGGCTTCACGGACGCGCAGAAGCTCTGCCCCTACAGCAAGGCGGCCACCGTCTACTACGACCACTGCTACGTCGGCTTCTCCTCCAACCAGACCCTCCTCTCGCCCACCGGCGGCGATAACGGGGACCTCATACTGACAAACCAGCAGAACGTGACCGCGCCAGTGAGGGCGTTCGACGCCGCCGTGGGCGCGCTCATCAACGCTACCGCGGATTACGCGGCCGACAACTCCTCCAGCCGATTCGCCACGGGGGAAGCGGGGTTCGAGACGGTCGACAAGGCGAAACCAAAGATCTACAGTCTCGCGCAGTGCAGGCCGGACATGGCGCCGGCCGACTGCCGTAGCTGCCTCGCGGAGTTCACCACCTACGTCCAATTCATGAGCGGGAAGCAGGGTGGTAGGATTCTAGGACTGCGCTGCAACTACAGGTATGAACAGTATCCCTTCTACACCGGGCCTTCGCTGCTGCAACTTCCCGCGCCATCCATCGGGGCACCTCCATCTCAAGCTCCAGCTCCCACGCCGGTGAACGCGACGCCAATCTCTCCAATGCCGGTGGATGTGGCGCCAGGCTCGCCACCGCCACCCGGAGGAG GAAGCACAGGGAATGGAGCTGCTGGAATTTTAGCCATTACACTGCCAATAGTCGCTGCAATACTTGCTTCTGTTGTAATTTAG